Proteins from a single region of Antechinus flavipes isolate AdamAnt ecotype Samford, QLD, Australia chromosome 2, AdamAnt_v2, whole genome shotgun sequence:
- the CBLN4 gene encoding cerebellin-4: MSSLKDKGNRGSERARGKTLTLNHRIGGSVCYAATATAAATAAAAAATATAVPAPAPAPAPALAFGWFKSSRVREGSELTLGSACRLQPRSLRMGSGSQALSMVPTVLLALTLPGLPVWAQNDTEPIVLEGKCLVVCDSNPATDAKGSSSSPLGISVRAANSKVAFSAVRSTNHEPSEMSNKTRIIYFDQILVNVGNFFTLESVFVAPRKGIYSFSFHVIKVYQSQTIQVNLMLNGKPVISAFAGDKDVTREAATNGVLLYLDKEDKVYLKLEKGNLVGGWQYSTFSGFLVFPL; the protein is encoded by the exons ATGAGCTCCTTAAAGGACAAAGGTAACAGAGGGAGCGAGAGAGCTAGAGGGAAGACTTTGACTTTAAACCACAGAATTGGTGGAAGTGTGTGCTacgctgctactgctactgctgctgctactgctgctgctgctgctgctactgccaCCGCTGTTCCGGCTCCCGCTCCTGCACCCGCTCCTGCTCTTGCTTTTGGTTGGTTTAAGAGCTCCCGGGTCCGGGAAGGTAGTGAGCTAACACTGGGGAGCGCCTGCCGGCTGCAGCCGAGGTCGCTCAGGATGGGCTCCGGGAGCCAGGCGCTGTCCATGGTCCCAACCGTTCTTCTAGCCCTGACTCTGCCCGGGCTGCCCGTGTGGGCGCAGAACGACACTGAGCCCATAGTCCTGGAGGGCAAGTGTTTGGTGGTATGCGACTCCAATCCAGCTACAGACGCCAAGGGCTCTTCCTCGTCTCCCCTGGGGATCTCAGTCCGGGCAGCTAACTCCAAGGTTGCCTTCTCTGCCGTGAGGAGCACCAACCATGAGCCATCGGAGATGAGCAACAAGACACGCATTATTTACTTCGATCAG ATCCTAGTAAATGTGGGCAATTTTTTCACATTGGAGTCTGTCTTTGTAGCACCAAGGAAAGGAATTTACAGTTTCAGTTTTCATGTTATCAAAGTCTATCAGAGTCAAACAATtcag GTTAATCTGATGCTAAATGGAAAACCAGTAATTTCTGCATTCGCTGGAGACAAGGATGTTACACGTGAAGCTGCTACTAATGGAGTCCTACTTTACCTAGATAAAGAGGATAAGGTTTACCTGAAACTGGAGAAAGGTAATCTGGTTGGAGGATGGCAGTATTCTACGTTTTCTGGCTTTCTGGTATTCCCCCTATAA